The Thermodesulfobacteriota bacterium genome window below encodes:
- the pgi gene encoding glucose-6-phosphate isomerase, giving the protein MSAEKISETPVWKKLEQHATDINDAKNHLKILLQKKDRLKNFSVTGGGIFFDFSRQRVDETAMDLLFELSSTRKISKTFHSMVTGQKVNITESRAALHTASRSFSNEPVMVDGMDVMPDIKKVRDEIKTFSSKVLSEKIKSSTGKSFEHLVVIGIGGSYLGTEFVSSALESYAVENMNIHYLANVDIHNFAQIVSRINPETTLWIVISKSYTTAETMANANQARLFMQENGLDPSKHFITVTSKGSPGDDPAAPVVDSFHMFDFIGGRYSVTSAVGGVPLSLYLGYDVFERFLKGAHEMDLHTNHAPDRENLPLIAALISVWNNNFLAYPAQGIIPYATPLCKLAPHIQQLNMESNGKSVQMDGIPLDIHTGQIIFGEPGTNAQHSFFQLAHQGRPFPIDFIGVVTPQYMKYQSKSRGVTNHQELWANLISQPMALAVGKDSTDRARCFSGNRPSSTILLNDLSPENVGRLLAFYEAKTVFEAFIWGINPFDQFGVELGKTMASGIRNDIKMKNENETYHFKGYDSINRFYLDCLFSGKI; this is encoded by the coding sequence ATGTCCGCTGAAAAAATCAGTGAAACCCCCGTGTGGAAAAAATTGGAGCAGCATGCGACCGATATAAATGATGCGAAAAATCATTTAAAAATTCTGTTGCAAAAAAAAGACCGGTTAAAAAACTTTTCTGTCACCGGTGGCGGAATTTTTTTTGATTTTTCCCGCCAACGGGTGGATGAAACCGCCATGGACCTTTTGTTTGAACTGTCAAGTACCAGAAAAATAAGCAAAACGTTTCATTCCATGGTAACCGGGCAAAAGGTAAACATCACAGAAAGCAGGGCCGCACTTCACACGGCATCCAGAAGTTTTAGCAATGAACCGGTGATGGTGGATGGAATGGATGTGATGCCTGATATAAAAAAGGTAAGAGATGAAATTAAAACATTTTCATCAAAAGTACTTAGCGAAAAAATAAAAAGTTCGACCGGTAAGTCGTTTGAACATCTGGTGGTGATAGGTATCGGGGGATCCTATCTGGGAACCGAATTTGTTTCCAGCGCCCTGGAGTCATACGCAGTTGAAAACATGAACATACACTATCTGGCAAACGTGGATATCCACAATTTCGCTCAAATCGTATCCCGCATAAACCCGGAAACCACGCTATGGATAGTCATTTCCAAAAGCTATACCACAGCAGAAACCATGGCCAATGCCAACCAGGCTCGCCTATTCATGCAAGAAAACGGGCTGGATCCCTCCAAACATTTTATTACGGTGACCAGCAAGGGAAGTCCAGGTGATGACCCGGCAGCTCCGGTTGTTGACTCTTTCCACATGTTTGATTTTATAGGCGGAAGGTACAGCGTCACTTCTGCAGTGGGCGGAGTTCCCCTCAGCCTCTATCTTGGATATGATGTTTTTGAGCGTTTCTTAAAAGGTGCGCATGAGATGGACCTTCATACAAACCATGCTCCGGACAGAGAGAATCTTCCACTGATTGCCGCCCTTATTTCAGTATGGAACAATAATTTTCTGGCATACCCGGCCCAAGGGATTATTCCATACGCCACCCCTTTGTGTAAGCTTGCACCCCATATCCAACAGCTCAACATGGAAAGCAACGGCAAATCGGTTCAGATGGATGGTATACCCCTTGATATCCATACCGGCCAGATTATTTTTGGTGAACCCGGTACAAATGCACAGCATTCATTCTTTCAGCTTGCACACCAGGGGCGACCTTTTCCGATCGATTTCATCGGAGTGGTCACCCCCCAATATATGAAGTACCAAAGCAAATCAAGGGGGGTGACCAACCATCAGGAACTGTGGGCGAATCTTATTTCACAACCCATGGCCCTTGCTGTGGGAAAAGATTCAACCGACAGGGCCAGATGTTTTTCCGGTAACCGGCCTTCGTCAACCATTCTGCTCAATGATCTCTCCCCGGAAAATGTCGGCCGTCTTCTTGCCTTTTACGAAGCAAAAACCGTGTTTGAAGCATTTATATGGGGAATCAACCCCTTTGACCAGTTTGGCGTGGAATTGGGAAAAACAATGGCATCCGGCATTAGAAATGATATTAAAATGAAGAATGAAAACGAAACCTACCACTTCAAAGGGTATGATTCCATCAACCGATTTTATCTGGATTGCTTATTTTCAGGAAAAATTTAA
- a CDS encoding ATP-binding cassette domain-containing protein gives MGNNAIIKVRKLTARYGEDVILHDVSFDVFAGEVLVILGGSGCGKSTLLRHMIGLNEPFSGNVWIDGADITSDDEASLHHALTKIGVLFQGSALFGSMTIEENVGLPIEEYSGLAPDAVHSLVGMKLDMVNLRGYENHMPAELSGGMKKRAGLARAMALNPKILFLDEPSAGLDPVTSAEIDELILHINKSIGTTMVIVTHELDSIFGVAQRVIMLDKSSQGIIAEGDPAYLRDHSQIPIVRQFFNRKTTVS, from the coding sequence ATGGGAAATAATGCGATTATCAAAGTCAGGAAACTGACTGCGCGATACGGTGAGGATGTGATTCTTCACGATGTCAGTTTTGATGTTTTTGCCGGAGAAGTGCTGGTCATTTTAGGCGGCAGCGGATGCGGCAAGAGCACCCTGTTGAGACACATGATCGGGCTCAATGAGCCTTTTTCAGGGAATGTATGGATCGATGGTGCAGACATCACCTCGGATGACGAGGCTTCTTTACACCACGCATTGACAAAAATAGGCGTTCTTTTCCAGGGCAGCGCTCTTTTCGGTTCCATGACAATTGAAGAAAATGTCGGGCTCCCGATTGAAGAATACTCGGGCCTTGCACCTGATGCTGTTCATTCCCTGGTCGGCATGAAGCTGGACATGGTAAATTTAAGGGGCTATGAAAACCATATGCCTGCTGAACTCAGTGGTGGAATGAAAAAAAGAGCCGGTCTTGCAAGGGCCATGGCACTTAATCCGAAAATTTTATTCCTTGATGAACCGTCAGCCGGACTAGACCCGGTTACTTCAGCCGAAATAGACGAACTTATTTTGCATATCAATAAAAGTATCGGCACCACCATGGTGATCGTCACCCATGAACTGGACAGTATCTTTGGGGTTGCCCAACGGGTGATCATGCTTGATAAAAGTTCCCAAGGAATCATTGCCGAAGGAGATCCGGCATATCTAAGGGATCACAGTCAAATCCCCATAGTGAGGCAATTTTTTAACAGAAAAACCACGGTTTCTTAA
- a CDS encoding ABC-type transport auxiliary lipoprotein family protein — protein MKKNMISTFLIFIILLILVGCIGQQHPPVTIDYYTLEYELSPFADLTPLPLVLRTERFSVSPIYNSNNMIYETRPFKLNVYNYHKWRANPGDMVTFFLSRDLKRSALFKAIFEPGSRFSSSHMISGSVDEFFEKDEKYSWKAVLSVSITLIKENETDISKRIVFQKNYSAKEKCNRKNPRAIATAMSKAMAKISEMIITDVYQSLAKLNPN, from the coding sequence ATGAAAAAAAACATGATATCAACTTTTCTGATTTTTATCATTTTACTGATACTGGTGGGATGTATCGGCCAACAACATCCCCCGGTTACCATAGACTACTATACTCTTGAATACGAATTGAGCCCATTTGCTGATTTAACGCCACTTCCCCTTGTGCTGCGCACGGAACGCTTTTCGGTTTCGCCTATCTACAATTCGAACAATATGATTTATGAAACCAGGCCCTTTAAGCTAAATGTCTATAACTATCATAAATGGCGCGCCAATCCGGGAGATATGGTTACCTTTTTTCTATCAAGGGATTTAAAAAGGTCGGCCCTTTTTAAAGCAATATTTGAGCCCGGTTCCAGGTTTTCTTCCTCACATATGATTTCCGGCAGTGTGGACGAATTTTTTGAAAAAGACGAAAAGTACTCATGGAAGGCGGTGCTTTCTGTCAGTATTACTTTAATTAAAGAAAATGAAACGGATATCAGCAAACGTATTGTTTTTCAAAAAAATTACAGTGCAAAAGAAAAATGCAATCGAAAAAACCCGCGGGCCATTGCAACTGCAATGAGCAAAGCCATGGCCAAAATATCTGAAATGATCATTACCGACGTATATCAGTCTCTGGCAAAATTGAACCCAAATTAA
- a CDS encoding MlaE family lipid ABC transporter permease subunit: MTKLEQLSSGSYQISIKEKDHIVICLLGRIDVETTPSILKKLPDEVKAKSWRFVTIDLDQVSYFDDFGALILFELKKIVLAANGEFNLVHVHPNTKNILSIVNFDTEQKQTSLTSKDSSNFVTSSGEITLQTLFNVRYMISFLGSVILSFVQVLFHPKSLRLNDTISCMEKTGVNAIPIVALISFLLGAVMAFMSSLQLEQFGANIYVASLVSIAMVSELGPIMTAIVVAGRSGSAFAAEIGTMKISEEVDALFIMGFSPTLFLAVPRIVALIIVVPLLTLFADIFAIAGGLLVGISVLDLTTTSYIAQTLKTLTLFEVVWGLSKSMIFAALIAWIGCLRGFQTRGGSDAVGNAATSAVVSSIFLIILFDSFFAVVRSLL; encoded by the coding sequence ATGACAAAATTAGAGCAATTATCATCCGGCTCGTACCAAATATCCATAAAAGAAAAAGATCACATAGTCATTTGCTTACTGGGAAGAATCGATGTTGAAACCACCCCATCCATCCTGAAAAAACTCCCGGACGAAGTCAAAGCCAAATCCTGGCGTTTTGTTACCATCGATCTGGATCAGGTTTCTTATTTTGACGATTTTGGTGCGCTGATTCTTTTTGAATTAAAGAAAATCGTTTTGGCCGCTAATGGTGAGTTCAACCTTGTTCATGTCCACCCCAACACCAAAAACATTCTTTCCATTGTTAACTTCGATACGGAGCAAAAACAGACTTCTTTAACCAGCAAGGATTCATCAAATTTCGTTACCAGTTCAGGCGAAATCACCCTGCAAACTTTATTTAATGTCCGATATATGATTTCCTTTTTGGGATCTGTTATTCTTTCTTTTGTTCAGGTCTTGTTTCATCCAAAATCGTTGCGTTTAAACGATACCATTTCCTGTATGGAAAAAACAGGGGTGAATGCGATTCCGATTGTTGCTCTAATCAGCTTTCTGCTGGGCGCGGTCATGGCCTTTATGTCGTCTCTTCAACTTGAGCAGTTTGGTGCAAATATCTATGTCGCCTCTCTGGTATCTATAGCCATGGTTTCAGAACTGGGACCGATCATGACGGCGATTGTGGTTGCCGGTAGATCCGGTTCCGCCTTTGCCGCAGAGATCGGAACCATGAAAATTTCCGAAGAAGTCGATGCGCTGTTTATCATGGGGTTTTCTCCCACGCTCTTTTTGGCTGTACCCAGAATAGTGGCATTGATTATTGTTGTTCCGCTGTTAACTCTTTTTGCCGATATCTTCGCCATTGCAGGTGGACTTTTAGTGGGTATCTCCGTGCTCGATCTGACTACAACCTCATATATCGCCCAAACTCTAAAAACACTGACTCTTTTTGAAGTCGTATGGGGACTGTCCAAGAGTATGATTTTTGCGGCTCTTATTGCCTGGATCGGATGCCTGAGAGGATTCCAGACCAGAGGGGGGTCCGATGCAGTGGGAAATGCCGCCACCTCTGCGGTGGTGAGCAGTATTTTTTTAATTATTCTTTTTGATTCGTTTTTTGCGGTCGTTCGCAGTTTGCTGTGA
- a CDS encoding MlaD family protein: MTSQKTKFAVGLFVIVGLVISFVSIVWLGMSHYFEKGQYYIAFFDESVQGLDKDSPVKYRGVSVGRVKSISVAADSTLIQVVLKMETEFRPAEELIAQLKSVGITGIMFVELDQKKMEDRSISLQPELGFQYPVIATKPSEIKQLIGGISDVLKQINSLDIPGISSGIKSTLDEIKLAAANLKMEELSSSIKTSLDTFDRALISVDKAAASFNALSANTDHLISANEKELSQAIAEFNQSMKNANLMVAEAAGLIKNTDSSINKLMLHLIVTLQNIEKASESLSKSLEVIADQPSRLIFGDPLPPRKVEAEQQEH; encoded by the coding sequence ATGACTTCTCAAAAAACCAAATTCGCCGTGGGTCTTTTCGTCATTGTTGGACTTGTTATATCGTTTGTGTCCATTGTATGGCTGGGCATGTCCCATTATTTTGAAAAAGGACAGTATTACATTGCTTTTTTTGATGAATCCGTGCAGGGGCTCGACAAGGATTCACCGGTAAAATACAGAGGCGTATCCGTCGGCAGGGTTAAAAGCATATCTGTTGCAGCGGATTCGACATTGATTCAAGTTGTTTTAAAAATGGAAACCGAATTTAGACCTGCAGAGGAACTGATCGCGCAACTTAAGTCTGTCGGTATTACCGGAATCATGTTTGTGGAACTCGATCAAAAAAAAATGGAAGATCGGAGTATATCTTTGCAACCTGAGCTTGGTTTCCAATATCCCGTGATCGCTACCAAGCCTTCAGAAATAAAACAGCTTATCGGAGGAATATCCGATGTGTTAAAGCAGATTAATTCTCTTGATATTCCGGGAATATCCAGCGGCATTAAATCGACTCTTGATGAAATAAAACTGGCAGCCGCCAATCTCAAGATGGAGGAACTATCCTCTTCCATTAAAACCTCCCTGGATACCTTCGACCGGGCGCTTATTTCCGTTGATAAAGCGGCCGCATCTTTCAATGCCCTTTCGGCGAATACCGATCATCTAATTTCAGCCAATGAAAAAGAACTTTCTCAGGCCATTGCCGAATTCAATCAATCGATGAAAAATGCAAACTTAATGGTAGCGGAAGCCGCCGGACTGATAAAGAATACCGATAGTAGCATCAACAAGCTTATGCTTCATCTTATTGTCACCTTGCAAAATATCGAAAAAGCGAGTGAAAGTTTAAGCAAGTCTTTGGAAGTCATTGCCGATCAGCCTTCACGGCTTATCTTCGGAGATCCCCTTCCGCCAAGGAAGGTTGAAGCAGAACAGCAAGAACATTAA